The Saccopteryx leptura isolate mSacLep1 chromosome 2, mSacLep1_pri_phased_curated, whole genome shotgun sequence genome has a window encoding:
- the CCDC182 gene encoding coiled-coil domain-containing protein 182, producing MEPLYQAGSILMKVNTLQGKKMVESGLQSGDFSLPASGPSGLLPPPDLEILQQKVAAVQRELEDFKNEASKAIHCLEDAFCKMNAALAQQEEQAARVKQRLREEEDRGIVRNKVLTFLLPREKQLREHCRRLEGILLGRSRQAPNLPRKVRRN from the coding sequence ATGGAACCACTCTACCAGGCGGGGTCCATTCTCATGAAGGTGAACACCTTACAAGGGAAGAAGATGGTGGAGAGTGGCCTCCAGTCCGGGGACTTTTCCCTCCCTGCGTCGGGTCCCTCCGGCCTCCTGCCTCCACCTGACTTGGAGATCCTGCAGCAGAAGGTGGCCGCCGTGCAGCGGGAGCTGGAGGACTTTAAGAACGAGGCCTCGAAGGCCATCCATTGCCTGGAGGACGCCTTCTGTAAGATGAACGCGGCCCTGGCGCAGCAGGAGGAGCAGGCGGCCCGGGTGAAGCAGcggctgagggaggaggaggaccgGGGCATCGTGCGGAACAAGGTCCTCACCTTCCTGCTGCCCCGTGAGAAGCAGCTCCGGGAGCACTGCAGGCGGCTGGAGGGCATCTTGCTGGGCAGGAGCCGCCAGGCACCCAACCTCCCCAGGAAGGTCCGGAGGAACTGA